In the genome of Chryseobacterium oryzae, one region contains:
- a CDS encoding ferric siderophore ABC transporter substrate-binding protein, with amino-acid sequence MKGYTINKNEEYKDKIKSAVLSVLIWSAVLLFVFIYKMKPSEPEKKPEVITTMLVNFGDNRNGSGIEEPANQEGSLAAKAIENTPEPIENKVSEPKTIINPEPKPELKKTEAKDHFITGNNTKLTVPKKEESKTNSKSSASSTLKSAKPSSNAANSKIGVGDGKGTAAIGNLLNGRGTKAGGQGTGKGIGNAGDPLGGDGNGDSKIGIDRRLVGYIPGTMGRGGAQPSHNCSGSGSITISYTVDKAGNVVSARRSGGISDPCIVSTSVGWVKKYVKAEKASVSSTGSYNITF; translated from the coding sequence ATGAAAGGTTATACAATAAATAAAAACGAAGAATATAAGGATAAGATTAAAAGTGCAGTGCTTTCTGTGTTAATTTGGTCTGCTGTCTTATTATTTGTTTTTATCTACAAAATGAAACCTAGTGAGCCTGAAAAGAAGCCGGAAGTAATTACAACAATGCTGGTTAATTTCGGAGATAACAGAAACGGGTCAGGCATTGAAGAACCCGCAAATCAAGAAGGGAGTTTGGCGGCTAAAGCTATTGAAAATACTCCTGAACCTATCGAAAATAAGGTGTCTGAGCCTAAAACCATTATAAATCCCGAACCTAAGCCAGAACTAAAAAAAACTGAAGCTAAAGACCACTTTATTACCGGAAATAATACAAAACTTACAGTACCTAAAAAAGAAGAATCGAAAACAAATAGCAAATCTTCTGCAAGTTCGACTCTTAAAAGTGCAAAGCCATCTTCTAATGCCGCAAATTCTAAAATAGGTGTAGGCGATGGCAAAGGAACTGCAGCTATTGGAAATTTATTAAATGGGAGAGGTACAAAAGCTGGAGGTCAAGGTACTGGAAAAGGAATAGGTAATGCCGGCGATCCTTTGGGAGGAGATGGAAATGGTGATAGTAAAATTGGCATCGACAGAAGGTTGGTGGGATATATTCCTGGAACAATGGGAAGAGGAGGTGCGCAACCGAGTCATAATTGTTCAGGAAGCGGATCTATAACTATTTCATATACAGTAGACAAGGCAGGAAATGTTGTTTCTGCGAGGAGATCGGGAGGGATTTCGGATCCCTGCATTGTTTCCACTTCGGTCGGTTGGGTAAAAAAATATGTAAAAGCTGAAAAAGCTTCGGTATCATCAACCGGTAGTTACAATATTACTTTCTAA
- a CDS encoding ExbD/TolR family protein, whose amino-acid sequence MKIQRRNKAHPEFSLAAMTDVILLMLIFFMITSSAANQSAIDVSLPKTASVENNISNPMTVSVKSDGSYYVDDKPVKKELVEQTIINDLQNKSSQSFTIRADENTMHKDVVFLMEIAEKHKLSIAIATVKE is encoded by the coding sequence ATGAAAATTCAAAGAAGAAACAAAGCGCATCCGGAATTCAGTTTAGCAGCAATGACCGACGTTATTTTGCTGATGCTGATTTTCTTTATGATTACCTCTTCGGCGGCAAACCAAAGTGCGATAGATGTAAGCTTGCCAAAAACGGCAAGTGTGGAAAATAATATCTCGAATCCGATGACGGTAAGTGTGAAATCTGACGGTTCTTATTATGTAGACGATAAACCTGTTAAAAAAGAATTGGTAGAACAAACGATAATTAACGACTTGCAGAATAAATCGTCTCAATCTTTTACGATAAGAGCAGATGAAAATACAATGCATAAAGATGTTGTTTTCTTAATGGAAATAGCCGAAAAACATAAACTTAGCATTGCTATTGCCACGGTAAAAGAATAA
- a CDS encoding DUF6909 family protein, which produces MTNSRARETTEAIERLYISMRHLFYRGFFKPSGVSGESIRSLLKTINPEIYGTMSIPSKLELDGLMYVLDRLPEGIEECAFIHLTSDEGFDKGSFEPIVPKKRRRNCYRIDEHQMNIEVLLGRSEIYDILTHLTFLFIEADKIRNLAFIQDENWKPTRAFKIIEEVVKGEKKFSRKEKEVALIHLSSLIGRTFDETLNAYNTFGEDDNPDRLFKIIYHLAKVSLEDAKQIREREIYFSAILKERVGHHYFGEKWAHKVKEVLFENNLHMRPLHIISANMHSVKNMLYANDALKKKQSKEVDYKLYEEISNKKDLRDKVLKYSLEQGLIYIDDNTGSNIDVQIIDLSKIDFKNTPFSHTKFSGDDVVLVFDYAFGEQAYEIMDELLRPFEHKGEVYMMKVKSVSIMGKAGILAGGKGDIMIPTAHIFEGTADNYPFENALKLDDFQDDELRAFEGPMITVLGTSLQNRDILSYFMNTSWKAIGLEMEGAHYQKAIQVASKIRHHIAPDLFVSYAYYASDNPLETGATLSSGGLGLTGVKPTYLITLRILEKILQSGKKEVSDKK; this is translated from the coding sequence ATGACAAATTCTAGAGCAAGAGAAACCACCGAGGCAATTGAAAGACTTTACATTTCTATGAGACACCTGTTTTATAGAGGTTTTTTCAAGCCGAGCGGAGTTTCAGGAGAAAGCATTAGAAGTTTGTTGAAGACGATCAATCCGGAAATTTACGGTACCATGAGTATTCCAAGCAAATTGGAATTGGATGGTTTGATGTATGTTTTAGACAGACTTCCAGAAGGGATAGAAGAGTGTGCATTCATTCATCTTACATCGGATGAAGGTTTTGATAAAGGAAGCTTTGAGCCAATTGTCCCTAAAAAAAGAAGAAGAAACTGTTACAGAATAGACGAGCACCAAATGAACATTGAGGTGCTTTTGGGACGTTCCGAAATTTATGATATTCTTACCCATTTAACGTTTCTTTTTATTGAAGCAGATAAAATAAGAAACCTTGCATTTATTCAGGATGAAAACTGGAAGCCAACCAGAGCCTTCAAAATTATTGAAGAAGTAGTAAAAGGCGAGAAGAAATTCAGCAGAAAAGAGAAAGAGGTTGCCCTGATTCATTTATCTTCTTTAATAGGAAGAACCTTCGATGAAACTTTAAACGCTTATAACACTTTTGGCGAAGACGATAATCCCGACAGATTATTCAAAATCATCTACCATTTGGCAAAAGTAAGTTTGGAAGATGCAAAACAGATCCGCGAAAGAGAGATTTATTTCAGTGCAATTCTGAAAGAAAGAGTGGGGCATCATTATTTTGGTGAAAAATGGGCTCATAAAGTAAAAGAAGTTTTGTTTGAAAATAATCTCCACATGCGACCGTTGCACATTATTTCTGCGAACATGCATTCGGTGAAAAATATGCTGTATGCCAATGATGCTCTCAAGAAAAAACAAAGCAAAGAGGTAGATTACAAACTGTATGAAGAGATTTCAAACAAAAAAGATCTTAGAGATAAAGTTTTAAAATATTCTTTAGAACAGGGTTTAATTTATATTGATGACAATACGGGAAGCAATATTGATGTTCAGATTATTGATTTAAGTAAAATTGATTTTAAAAATACACCGTTTAGTCATACCAAGTTCAGTGGTGATGATGTAGTTTTGGTTTTTGATTATGCTTTCGGAGAACAGGCGTATGAAATTATGGATGAACTTCTAAGACCTTTTGAACATAAAGGAGAAGTTTATATGATGAAAGTAAAATCTGTTTCAATTATGGGAAAAGCGGGTATTCTTGCTGGTGGAAAAGGGGATATTATGATCCCAACTGCCCATATCTTTGAAGGAACTGCAGACAATTACCCTTTTGAAAATGCGTTAAAACTGGATGATTTTCAGGATGATGAATTAAGAGCTTTTGAAGGACCGATGATTACCGTTTTAGGAACATCCCTTCAAAACCGGGATATCCTTTCTTATTTTATGAATACTTCTTGGAAGGCTATTGGGCTGGAAATGGAAGGAGCTCATTATCAGAAAGCCATTCAGGTTGCCTCAAAAATCAGACATCATATTGCACCGGATCTTTTCGTAAGTTATGCTTACTATGCATCAGATAATCCTTTGGAAACGGGTGCTACACTTTCTTCAGGCGGTTTGGGATTAACAGGAGTGAAACCTACCTATCTGATTACTCTAAGAATCTTAGAAAAGATTTTGCAAAGCGGAAAGAAAGAGGTTTCTGACAAGAAATAA